In Stenotrophomonas sp. ASS1, the following proteins share a genomic window:
- a CDS encoding TonB-dependent receptor, with the protein MLCPRPLVLALSLACTSALPLLPGSAHAQTATRTYDLPAQPLAAALDAYSRLTGVDLVIGAALPAGHSAPALRGDFDDAQALSRLLAGSGLRPRFVDARRAALEPAPAERADGSRRTGPLRVQGTTAHGQAPGAGASQYVPATRDGFAPSVGSERVAMAERQEGNSLLRSMPGTHSFHSRSQPGLQVNIRGMTGAGRVNTMIDGVTQTFRNNAGHGSGGPFAYVDPFLLAGVDVQRGAVAGGDGAGTLAGSANFRTLDIDDLLGEGRDWGLRAGYRHGNNGYGSGRTFAGAWRHSEEGGDRQFGLLAAASSSRSSEYATARGQKNNADPGSQQPSSWLLKARLQPSDQHRLDLSHMRYENDFYHNYPWQISARNQRASYHYTPYSPWIDLRATFASNKTRLFYPPVEDSSYIGRRTHSSLSSWTVDNTSRFDIGALQARWNTGIKHQSDIYVADTPILRGANPQGRSQLDSVFSTLELQYDIYALTAGLRQDRFGIRGHIPVCSDVPGQCAEINGGDIDVRRTERALSPSLAVSLQATDWLQLFAEVSRTSRPPRVQEMFFEKIPLEDASVADGIGANPFLRRERSRNLQFGANLSTDSLLVDGDLAQLRVTRFDNRIRDYIKPQYLLIVHPPEVEPFVVPIDSDPQLNAWTDVLDADDFSATTRWMNHPGVVRMRGIELEAHYASEHYHATLSWTRSRTSAPAIEFVNLEDITALPDRYWTLDVGGRWWQQRVQAGLRAEYSGPTEEGYDFFQTRKTGGTGVLLDFYASFKPQANTTLWLNIENLQNKAYDNNASIDSIFSPILDRGNGRGRTVSMGVNVAF; encoded by the coding sequence ATGCTGTGCCCCCGCCCCCTTGTCCTCGCCCTGTCGCTGGCCTGTACCAGTGCCCTTCCGCTGCTGCCCGGCAGTGCCCACGCACAGACCGCCACCCGTACCTACGATCTGCCCGCACAGCCGCTGGCTGCCGCGCTGGATGCCTACAGCCGGCTGACCGGAGTCGATCTGGTGATCGGCGCGGCGCTGCCCGCTGGCCATTCGGCGCCTGCGCTGCGCGGTGACTTCGACGATGCGCAGGCCCTGTCGCGCCTGTTGGCAGGCAGCGGCCTGCGCCCGCGCTTCGTCGATGCGCGTCGTGCCGCCCTGGAGCCGGCACCGGCTGAACGCGCCGATGGCAGCCGTCGCACTGGCCCGCTGCGTGTGCAGGGTACTACCGCACACGGTCAGGCACCGGGTGCCGGCGCCAGTCAATATGTACCGGCCACCCGCGATGGCTTTGCGCCCTCGGTGGGCAGCGAGCGCGTGGCGATGGCCGAACGCCAGGAAGGCAACAGCCTGCTGCGTTCGATGCCGGGCACCCACAGCTTCCATTCGCGCAGTCAACCTGGCCTGCAGGTCAACATCCGCGGCATGACCGGTGCCGGCCGGGTCAACACCATGATCGACGGTGTCACCCAGACCTTCCGCAACAATGCCGGGCACGGCTCGGGCGGCCCGTTCGCCTATGTCGATCCCTTCCTGCTGGCCGGTGTGGACGTGCAGCGCGGTGCGGTCGCCGGTGGTGATGGCGCCGGCACGCTGGCCGGCAGTGCCAACTTCCGCACGCTGGACATCGACGATCTGCTCGGCGAGGGGCGCGACTGGGGCCTGCGTGCGGGCTACCGCCACGGCAACAACGGCTACGGCAGTGGCCGTACCTTCGCCGGTGCCTGGCGCCACAGCGAAGAGGGTGGCGACCGCCAGTTCGGCCTGCTGGCCGCCGCCAGCAGCAGCCGCAGCAGCGAATACGCGACCGCACGCGGGCAGAAGAACAACGCCGATCCGGGCAGCCAGCAGCCCAGCAGCTGGCTGTTGAAGGCGCGCCTGCAGCCCAGCGACCAGCATCGGCTGGACCTGAGCCACATGCGTTACGAAAACGACTTCTACCACAACTATCCGTGGCAGATTTCCGCGCGCAACCAGCGCGCCAGTTACCACTACACACCCTATTCGCCGTGGATCGACCTGCGTGCGACCTTCGCCAGCAACAAGACCCGGCTGTTCTACCCGCCGGTGGAGGACTCCAGCTACATCGGCCGCCGCACCCACAGCAGCCTTAGCAGCTGGACCGTGGACAACACCAGCCGCTTCGACATCGGTGCACTGCAGGCGCGCTGGAACACCGGCATCAAGCACCAATCGGACATCTATGTGGCCGATACGCCCATCCTGCGCGGTGCCAACCCGCAGGGTCGCAGCCAGCTGGACAGTGTGTTCAGCACGCTGGAGCTGCAGTACGACATCTATGCCCTGACCGCAGGACTGCGCCAGGACCGCTTCGGCATCCGTGGTCACATCCCGGTGTGCTCGGATGTGCCCGGCCAGTGCGCGGAGATCAATGGCGGCGACATCGACGTGCGTCGCACAGAGCGCGCACTCAGCCCGAGCCTGGCGGTTTCACTGCAGGCCACCGACTGGCTGCAGCTGTTCGCCGAGGTCTCGCGCACGTCGCGGCCGCCGCGCGTGCAGGAAATGTTCTTCGAGAAGATCCCGCTGGAGGACGCCAGCGTCGCCGACGGCATCGGCGCCAATCCGTTCCTGCGCCGCGAGCGCTCGCGCAACCTGCAGTTCGGCGCCAACCTCAGCACCGACTCGCTGCTGGTCGACGGTGACCTGGCACAACTGCGGGTCACCCGCTTCGACAACCGCATCCGCGACTACATCAAGCCGCAGTACCTGCTGATCGTGCATCCGCCGGAAGTGGAACCGTTCGTGGTGCCGATCGACAGCGATCCGCAGCTCAATGCCTGGACCGATGTGCTGGACGCCGACGACTTCAGCGCCACCACGCGCTGGATGAACCACCCCGGCGTGGTGCGCATGCGCGGCATCGAACTGGAAGCCCATTACGCCAGCGAGCACTACCACGCCACGCTGAGCTGGACCCGCTCGCGCACCAGCGCGCCGGCCATCGAGTTCGTCAACCTGGAAGACATCACTGCCCTGCCCGACCGCTACTGGACGCTGGACGTGGGCGGCCGCTGGTGGCAGCAGCGCGTGCAGGCCGGCCTGCGCGCCGAGTACTCCGGCCCGACCGAGGAAGGCTACGACTTCTTCCAGACCCGCAAGACCGGCGGCACCGGCGTGCTGCTGGACTTCTACGCCAGCTTCAAGCCGCAGGCCAACACCACGCTGTGGCTGAACATCGAAAACCTGCAGAACAAGGCCTATGACAACAATGCCTCGATCGACAGCATCTTCAGTCCGATCCTGGACCGCGGCAACGGCCGTGGCCGCACCGTCTCGATGGGCGTCAATGTGGCGTTCTAG
- a CDS encoding ChaN family lipoprotein gives MWRSSRHWLPLCLLALASMASAQPMPGKVLDLASGQTLDEAAFVKRAANAPRLLLGERHDLAGDHAAQRWLLHALQQQRPQGALVLEMIASERQPRLQRVQRWLAKGNHADGARLQELLGWDTRWPWTAYGGLVQDATAAGIPLFGGNLARVEVNAHLASADAARFPVPAARQRLSDVVLAQHADAAPMLEGMLAVQQARDTRMAQVLTAAPTPALLVAGRWHVLRGTGVPGYLSPDTPALVIALASPGETVGAADADLLWVLDDE, from the coding sequence ATGTGGCGTTCTAGCCGCCACTGGCTGCCGCTGTGCCTGCTCGCGCTCGCGTCGATGGCCAGCGCGCAGCCGATGCCCGGCAAGGTGCTGGACCTCGCCAGCGGCCAGACCCTGGACGAAGCTGCGTTCGTGAAGCGCGCAGCGAACGCTCCGCGACTGCTGCTGGGCGAACGCCACGACCTGGCCGGTGACCACGCTGCCCAGCGCTGGCTGCTGCACGCGCTGCAGCAGCAGCGTCCACAAGGCGCGCTGGTGCTGGAGATGATTGCCAGCGAACGCCAGCCGCGCCTGCAGCGGGTGCAGCGCTGGCTGGCCAAGGGCAACCATGCCGACGGTGCGCGCCTGCAGGAGTTGCTGGGCTGGGATACACGATGGCCGTGGACCGCCTACGGCGGGCTGGTGCAGGACGCCACCGCTGCCGGCATCCCCTTGTTCGGCGGCAATCTCGCGCGCGTCGAGGTCAACGCCCACCTGGCGTCCGCTGATGCGGCGCGGTTCCCGGTGCCCGCCGCCCGCCAACGCCTGTCGGATGTGGTACTGGCCCAGCACGCAGACGCGGCACCGATGCTGGAAGGGATGCTGGCCGTGCAACAGGCCCGCGACACGCGCATGGCACAGGTGCTGACCGCAGCACCCACACCCGCGCTGCTGGTAGCCGGTCGCTGGCATGTGCTGCGCGGCACCGGGGTGCCGGGCTACCTGTCACCGGATACGCCTGCGCTGGTGATCGCATTGGCCTCGCCGGGTGAAACCGTCGGTGCTGCTGATGCCGATCTGCTGTGGGTGCTGGACGATGAGTGA
- a CDS encoding energy transducer TonB, with the protein MSERGQHWQAIVITVVLHLLPLLLLVHWVAMPPMLPPPEQDVRISLRLLAPATPPQPVEERQADTPSQAQQARASQPTKSPPPPKPTAAREGELAASETGGTGRKPLPVAPPAAATDASPAPASITAAPPAPDAPPADFQAGAASDQWEARLMARLERYRYYPAAARSRRQQGTAWVRASIDREGRLLALRLEQSSGQPMLDDAALQTFRRAQPLPPIPDELKAPQELVVPVEYYLR; encoded by the coding sequence ATGAGTGAGCGCGGCCAACACTGGCAGGCGATCGTGATCACCGTCGTCCTGCACCTGCTGCCCCTGCTGCTGTTGGTGCACTGGGTTGCAATGCCGCCGATGCTGCCACCGCCGGAGCAGGACGTGCGCATCAGCCTGCGCCTGCTGGCACCGGCCACGCCGCCACAGCCCGTAGAGGAGCGCCAGGCCGATACCCCCAGCCAGGCGCAGCAGGCGCGTGCATCGCAACCGACCAAGTCGCCGCCACCACCGAAGCCTACCGCCGCGCGCGAGGGCGAGTTGGCCGCCAGCGAAACGGGCGGGACGGGTCGAAAGCCGCTGCCGGTCGCCCCGCCTGCGGCCGCGACCGATGCAAGTCCCGCACCGGCATCGATCACGGCCGCGCCGCCCGCTCCAGACGCGCCACCGGCGGACTTCCAGGCCGGCGCCGCCAGCGACCAGTGGGAAGCCCGCCTGATGGCGCGGCTGGAGCGTTACCGCTATTACCCTGCCGCCGCGCGCTCGCGCCGGCAGCAGGGCACTGCCTGGGTCAGGGCCAGCATCGACCGCGAAGGTCGCCTGCTGGCGCTGCGGCTGGAGCAGTCCAGTGGCCAGCCGATGCTCGATGACGCTGCGCTGCAGACCTTCCGTCGCGCGCAGCCGCTGCCGCCCATTCCCGATGAACTGAAGGCACCACAGGAACTGGTGGTGCCGGTGGAGTACTACCTGCGCTAG
- a CDS encoding RidA family protein: MNLLTTPDLSHGLMELFNPPGLYDPSANGYSHVAVVRLPARVIHVAGQGGEDAQGRLSPGFEEQVGQALDNLQTALRSAQASLADVARLRILVVDHDEDRLGIIAHQVRRRWPNRAAPTCTLIPVPRLALDGMLFEIEAEAYAA; this comes from the coding sequence ATGAACCTGCTGACCACACCGGACCTCAGCCATGGCCTGATGGAACTGTTCAATCCACCGGGTCTCTACGATCCTTCGGCCAACGGCTACTCTCACGTGGCGGTGGTGCGCCTGCCGGCGCGGGTGATCCATGTCGCAGGGCAGGGCGGCGAAGATGCCCAGGGCCGCCTCTCGCCCGGCTTCGAAGAACAGGTCGGGCAGGCGCTGGACAACCTGCAGACCGCGCTGCGATCGGCGCAGGCAAGTCTGGCCGATGTGGCGCGGCTGCGCATCCTGGTGGTCGACCACGATGAGGACCGGCTGGGCATCATCGCCCACCAGGTGCGACGGCGCTGGCCGAACCGCGCGGCGCCCACCTGCACGCTGATCCCGGTGCCGCGACTGGCGTTGGACGGCATGCTGTTCGAGATCGAGGCGGAGGCCTACGCCGCCTAG
- a CDS encoding cation diffusion facilitator family transporter produces the protein MDTAREQRILKFSIGVTIAVSVVGFSGGLLVGSQAILFDGVYSLVDVALTLVSLSVLRLVAREQSPRFQYGYWHLEPMVEALGGVILSLACVYALANAVIGLTTGGHEVKFGPALWWAALLSSSNLAMAAFVAQRARHLRSALLWLDVRGWLLGGLMSLAVVLAFVLALVLHGGEWHHWVPYLDSIVLALISLAVLPVPARSAWKAMREVLQVAPDDLDRRVQRVMQAFVAERGYAGFTSHVAKMGRMRFIEIHVLADPATPLGSVGEVDAMRDEIAVRLDARGSTFWLTIDFTADPAWT, from the coding sequence ATGGATACCGCGCGCGAGCAACGCATCCTGAAGTTCTCGATCGGGGTCACCATCGCGGTCAGCGTGGTCGGCTTCAGCGGTGGCCTGCTGGTGGGATCGCAGGCCATCCTGTTCGACGGTGTGTACAGCCTGGTCGACGTTGCCCTGACCCTGGTGTCGCTGTCGGTGCTGCGGCTGGTGGCGCGGGAACAGAGCCCGCGCTTCCAGTACGGCTACTGGCACCTGGAGCCGATGGTCGAGGCGCTGGGCGGTGTGATCCTGTCGCTGGCCTGCGTGTATGCGCTGGCCAACGCGGTGATCGGTTTGACCACGGGCGGACACGAGGTGAAATTCGGGCCCGCGCTGTGGTGGGCGGCGCTGCTGAGTTCCAGCAACCTGGCGATGGCGGCGTTCGTCGCCCAGCGGGCGCGGCATCTGCGCTCCGCGCTGTTGTGGCTGGATGTGCGCGGCTGGCTGCTGGGCGGGTTGATGAGCCTGGCGGTGGTGCTGGCCTTCGTGTTGGCGCTGGTCCTGCACGGTGGCGAGTGGCACCACTGGGTGCCGTACCTGGATTCGATCGTGCTGGCGTTGATCAGCCTGGCGGTGTTGCCGGTGCCGGCGCGGAGTGCCTGGAAGGCCATGCGCGAAGTGCTGCAGGTGGCACCGGATGATCTGGACCGGCGCGTGCAGCGGGTGATGCAGGCGTTCGTCGCCGAGCGTGGCTATGCCGGTTTCACCAGCCATGTGGCGAAGATGGGGCGGATGCGCTTCATCGAGATCCACGTGCTGGCCGACCCGGCCACGCCGCTGGGTTCAGTGGGCGAGGTCGATGCGATGCGTGACGAGATTGCAGTGCGGCTGGATGCGCGGGGCAGCACGTTCTGGTTGACCATTGATTTCACCGCAGACCCAGCGTGGACGTGA
- a CDS encoding Orn/Lys/Arg decarboxylase N-terminal domain-containing protein → MYFKSLDYPVIVIDNDYESPRIGGILIRALVEELRSNDQRVLCGLNLDDARAGARTYVAASAVLISIDGSEEVDGEFQRLTAFLREQSARRANLPVFLYGERRTIEKVPSKLLKYIHGFIFLFEDTKSFISRQVMRAAEDYMKNLLPPFFKALIHHAAESNYSWHTPGHAGGVAFTKSPVGRAFHQFYGENTLRSDLSISVPELGSLLDHTGPIKDAENEAARNFGADHTFFVTNGTSTANKIVWHGTVARGDVVFVDRNCHKSLLHALIMTGAVPVYFTPSRNAHGIIGPISLDQFTPESLQQRIAANPLASKAYKAGSKPRIAVVTNSTYDGLCYNAEKIADEIGSAVDFLHFDEAWYAYAAFHPFYENHYGMAKGKPREQDAIIFTTHSTHKLLAAFSQASMIHVRNSAQRDLDAERFNESFMMHTSTSPHYGVIAACDVASKMMEGDAGRSLVQEMHDEAIAFRRAMLHVRDDLGRDDWWFSVWQPTQVERSLDKGDTPAPMVAKREEWYLQPDAHWHGFENLVDDYVLIDPIKVTLLTPGLVMDGSMGKLGIPAAVLSKFLWGRGITVEKTNLYSVLFLFSMGITKGKWSTLVTELMAFKELYDRNAPLSQALPTLAADYPNTYAGWGLRDLCDALHAFNQEFAVAKVMREMYVDLPTPVMTPADAYNHLVKGEIERVDIEQVSGRIAATMLVPYPPGIPTIMPGERFGDSDEPIIQSLRIAREQNARFPGFESDVHGLIIENDGDVTSYKVEVLKA, encoded by the coding sequence GTGTACTTCAAGTCCCTGGATTACCCGGTCATTGTCATCGACAACGACTACGAGTCGCCGCGCATCGGTGGCATCCTGATCCGCGCCCTGGTGGAAGAGCTGCGCAGCAACGACCAGCGCGTGCTGTGCGGCCTGAACCTGGATGATGCCCGCGCCGGTGCCCGCACCTACGTGGCGGCCTCGGCGGTGCTGATCTCGATCGACGGCAGTGAAGAGGTGGATGGCGAGTTCCAGCGCCTGACCGCCTTCCTGCGCGAGCAGAGCGCACGCCGCGCCAATCTGCCGGTGTTCCTGTACGGCGAGCGCCGCACCATCGAGAAGGTGCCGAGCAAGCTGCTCAAGTACATCCACGGTTTCATCTTCCTGTTCGAAGATACCAAGAGCTTCATCTCGCGGCAGGTGATGCGCGCGGCCGAAGACTACATGAAGAACCTGCTGCCGCCGTTCTTCAAGGCATTGATCCACCATGCGGCCGAGTCGAACTACTCCTGGCACACGCCAGGCCATGCCGGCGGCGTGGCGTTCACCAAGTCGCCGGTCGGTCGTGCATTCCATCAGTTCTACGGTGAGAACACGCTGCGCAGCGATCTGTCGATCTCGGTGCCGGAACTGGGCTCGCTGCTCGACCACACCGGCCCGATCAAGGATGCCGAGAACGAGGCGGCGCGCAACTTCGGTGCCGACCATACCTTCTTCGTCACCAATGGAACCTCCACCGCCAACAAGATCGTCTGGCATGGCACGGTGGCCCGTGGCGATGTGGTGTTCGTCGATCGCAACTGCCACAAATCGCTGCTGCACGCGCTGATCATGACCGGCGCGGTGCCGGTGTATTTCACTCCCAGCCGCAACGCGCATGGCATCATCGGCCCGATCAGCCTGGACCAGTTCACGCCCGAGTCGCTGCAGCAGCGTATCGCCGCCAACCCGCTGGCCAGCAAGGCCTACAAGGCCGGCTCCAAGCCGCGCATCGCGGTGGTCACCAACTCCACCTACGATGGCCTGTGCTACAACGCCGAGAAGATCGCCGACGAGATCGGCAGCGCGGTGGACTTCCTGCATTTCGACGAAGCCTGGTACGCCTACGCTGCGTTCCATCCGTTCTACGAGAACCACTACGGCATGGCCAAGGGCAAGCCGCGCGAGCAGGATGCGATCATCTTCACCACGCATTCCACGCACAAGCTGCTGGCCGCGTTCTCGCAGGCCTCGATGATCCACGTGCGCAACTCGGCGCAGCGCGACCTGGATGCCGAGCGCTTCAACGAATCGTTCATGATGCACACCTCGACCAGCCCGCATTACGGGGTGATCGCGGCCTGCGATGTGGCGTCGAAGATGATGGAAGGCGATGCCGGCCGTTCGCTGGTACAGGAAATGCACGACGAGGCGATCGCGTTCCGCCGCGCGATGCTGCACGTCCGCGATGATCTCGGCCGCGACGACTGGTGGTTCAGCGTGTGGCAGCCGACCCAGGTCGAGCGCAGTCTGGACAAGGGCGATACGCCGGCACCGATGGTGGCCAAACGCGAGGAGTGGTACCTGCAGCCGGATGCGCACTGGCACGGCTTCGAGAACCTGGTGGATGACTATGTTCTGATCGACCCGATCAAGGTGACCCTGCTGACGCCGGGCCTGGTGATGGACGGCAGCATGGGCAAGCTGGGCATTCCGGCGGCGGTGCTGAGCAAGTTCCTGTGGGGCCGCGGCATCACCGTGGAGAAGACCAACCTGTACTCGGTGCTGTTCCTGTTCTCGATGGGCATCACCAAGGGCAAGTGGAGCACCCTGGTCACCGAACTGATGGCGTTCAAGGAACTGTACGACCGCAATGCGCCGCTCAGCCAGGCACTGCCGACGCTGGCCGCCGACTATCCGAATACCTACGCCGGTTGGGGCCTGCGTGACCTGTGCGACGCGCTGCATGCGTTCAACCAGGAGTTCGCGGTGGCCAAGGTGATGCGCGAGATGTACGTGGATCTGCCAACCCCGGTGATGACCCCGGCCGATGCCTACAACCACCTGGTGAAGGGCGAGATCGAGCGGGTCGACATCGAGCAGGTCAGTGGTCGCATCGCCGCGACCATGCTGGTGCCGTACCCGCCGGGCATTCCGACCATCATGCCGGGCGAGCGCTTCGGCGACAGCGATGAGCCGATCATCCAGTCGCTGCGCATCGCCCGTGAGCAGAATGCCCGCTTCCCGGGCTTCGAGTCGGACGTGCACGGGCTCATCATCGAGAACGACGGCGATGTGACCTCGTACAAGGTGGAGGTACTGAAGGCCTGA
- the adiC gene encoding arginine/agmatine antiporter produces the protein MAEAKKIGVVGATFLVAGNMMGSGVFLLPSSLAKIGTASIWGWLITTAGALLLAFVFAKLGKLAPKAGGPYAYARDWFGPYMGFQTNTIYWFANWIGNVAIPIAAVGYFSYFFPILSEPLVRCIAVLILVWALSFANVIGPAFVSRVQTVTTSFALVPILGIAIFGWFFFDADIFKGAYNVSDESNFGAISSAAALTLWAFIGVESASVTAGVVENPEKNVARATLAGVFLAAIAYIASSSVIMGMVPNGELQTSDAPFALAAAKAVGGWGGALVSLCAFIGAAGSLGGWILLTAQSAKAASDDGLFPSIFSKTNKDDVPVKGVLIVAVLMTLAVLVTSTSETASAQFDVITSAAVVLTLLPYIYSCVACYFVVERSHTLVHTGAFWTLTSLTVVYCLWAIYGSSGTIVQYAFLFVLFITVFYPFFSEERRQQRQRAREASAISAGAQRS, from the coding sequence ATGGCAGAAGCAAAGAAAATCGGGGTGGTCGGAGCCACCTTCCTCGTCGCCGGCAACATGATGGGCTCAGGCGTGTTCCTGCTGCCATCGAGCCTGGCCAAGATTGGCACCGCCTCGATCTGGGGCTGGTTGATCACCACCGCCGGTGCGCTGTTGTTGGCCTTCGTGTTCGCCAAGCTGGGCAAGCTGGCACCCAAGGCGGGCGGCCCGTACGCCTATGCGCGCGACTGGTTCGGGCCGTACATGGGCTTCCAGACCAACACCATCTACTGGTTCGCCAACTGGATCGGCAACGTCGCCATTCCGATCGCCGCAGTGGGCTATTTCAGCTACTTCTTCCCGATCCTGTCCGAGCCGCTGGTGCGCTGCATCGCGGTGCTGATCCTGGTGTGGGCGCTGAGTTTCGCCAACGTGATCGGTCCGGCGTTCGTCAGCCGGGTGCAGACCGTCACCACCAGTTTTGCGCTGGTGCCGATCCTGGGTATCGCCATCTTCGGCTGGTTCTTCTTCGATGCCGACATCTTCAAGGGCGCCTACAACGTGTCGGATGAATCCAACTTCGGCGCGATCTCCAGTGCCGCGGCACTCACCCTGTGGGCCTTCATCGGCGTCGAATCCGCTTCGGTGACTGCCGGCGTGGTGGAGAATCCGGAAAAGAACGTGGCCCGCGCCACCCTGGCGGGTGTGTTCCTGGCCGCCATCGCCTACATCGCCAGTTCCTCGGTGATCATGGGCATGGTGCCCAATGGCGAACTGCAGACTTCCGATGCGCCGTTCGCACTGGCTGCGGCCAAGGCCGTCGGTGGCTGGGGTGGTGCGCTGGTCAGCCTGTGTGCCTTCATCGGTGCCGCCGGTTCGCTGGGCGGCTGGATCCTGCTGACCGCGCAGAGCGCCAAGGCGGCCTCCGATGACGGCCTGTTCCCGAGCATCTTCAGCAAGACCAACAAGGACGACGTGCCGGTCAAGGGTGTGCTGATCGTGGCCGTGCTGATGACCCTGGCGGTGCTGGTCACCTCCACCTCGGAAACCGCGTCGGCACAGTTCGACGTGATCACATCGGCGGCGGTGGTGCTGACCCTGCTGCCCTACATCTACTCGTGCGTGGCCTGCTACTTCGTGGTCGAGCGCTCGCACACCCTGGTCCACACCGGTGCGTTCTGGACCCTGACCAGCCTGACCGTCGTTTACTGCCTGTGGGCGATCTACGGCTCGTCGGGAACCATCGTGCAGTACGCGTTCCTGTTCGTGCTGTTCATCACCGTGTTCTATCCCTTCTTCAGCGAGGAGCGCCGCCAGCAGCGGCAGCGCGCCCGCGAGGCATCGGCCATCAGCGCCGGCGCCCAGCGTTCCTGA
- a CDS encoding DcaP family trimeric outer membrane transporter produces the protein MRAAVLSLACVTALAITPAYAQVDDKEYAQALRREIAAMRQALEGMQQRLDRLEQHDATVGPATAQAPAAVVAPASTANLLHPTQVPGVAQPVLPQRESVADPSTAASRPDSAAGPTDPDLKGFFAIPGTDTVIRIGGYAKLDAIADSRAAGDEDQFIPSSMPVGGSHRDVSNFNIHAKQTRFSFEARRPTTHGNLRFYLENDFFGSSDGYEFRLRHAYGQLGNTYAGYGYSSFMDPDSLPDTLDFAGPGGAGYLLVAGIHHSFTMGKGNTLTVAAEDPKTELAGASDERAAVNRLPDVTVTARMERDWGHLQVGAVARSLAYDGDGEHDRRMAGGLQLSGSASVGERDLLLFGALGGRGLSRYTADLTGSGLDAVVGADGRLDALDLHGGFVGYTHYWSELWRSNLIFGQLTLERNAALAADAFRQSRYGVFNLIWSPAPSWTMGMELLYGRLEQQGGARGDTVRVQGSLQYNFIK, from the coding sequence ATGCGCGCGGCGGTACTGAGCCTGGCCTGTGTGACAGCACTGGCGATCACGCCGGCGTATGCACAGGTGGATGACAAGGAGTACGCACAGGCGCTGCGTCGCGAGATTGCGGCCATGCGGCAGGCGCTGGAGGGCATGCAGCAGCGGTTGGACCGCCTTGAGCAGCACGATGCAACCGTTGGGCCTGCCACCGCGCAGGCACCCGCCGCCGTGGTCGCGCCTGCCAGCACTGCCAACCTGCTGCACCCCACCCAGGTACCGGGCGTGGCACAGCCGGTGCTGCCGCAGCGCGAATCGGTGGCCGATCCGTCCACCGCCGCGTCGCGACCGGACAGTGCGGCCGGCCCGACCGATCCGGATCTGAAGGGCTTCTTCGCCATTCCGGGTACTGACACGGTGATCCGTATCGGCGGCTACGCCAAGCTGGATGCCATCGCCGATTCGCGTGCAGCGGGGGATGAGGATCAGTTCATTCCCTCGTCGATGCCGGTCGGTGGCAGTCATCGTGATGTCTCGAACTTCAACATCCATGCCAAGCAGACCCGCTTCAGCTTCGAGGCGCGACGTCCGACCACGCACGGCAACCTGCGCTTCTACCTGGAGAACGACTTCTTCGGCAGCAGCGATGGCTACGAGTTCCGCCTGCGGCATGCTTATGGACAGCTCGGCAATACCTATGCCGGCTATGGCTACTCCAGCTTCATGGACCCGGACAGCCTGCCCGACACGCTGGACTTCGCCGGGCCGGGCGGCGCCGGCTATCTGCTGGTGGCCGGCATCCACCACAGCTTCACGATGGGCAAGGGCAACACGCTGACCGTGGCGGCCGAAGACCCGAAGACTGAACTTGCCGGTGCCAGTGATGAGCGGGCTGCGGTGAACCGTCTGCCGGACGTAACCGTGACCGCGCGCATGGAGCGCGACTGGGGCCACCTGCAGGTGGGCGCGGTGGCGCGCAGTCTGGCCTATGACGGCGATGGCGAGCACGACCGGCGAATGGCCGGCGGCCTGCAGCTGAGTGGCTCGGCCTCGGTGGGCGAGCGCGACCTGCTGCTGTTCGGTGCGCTGGGAGGACGCGGCCTCAGCCGCTATACCGCCGACCTGACCGGCTCCGGGCTGGACGCGGTGGTCGGTGCCGATGGCCGCCTCGACGCGTTGGATCTGCACGGCGGCTTCGTCGGCTATACCCACTACTGGTCCGAGTTGTGGCGATCGAACCTGATCTTCGGCCAGCTGACCCTGGAGCGGAACGCCGCACTGGCGGCCGATGCCTTCCGGCAGAGCCGGTACGGCGTATTCAACCTGATCTGGAGCCCCGCGCCGTCCTGGACGATGGGCATGGAGCTGTTGTACGGCCGCCTGGAACAGCAGGGCGGCGCACGCGGCGACACGGTCCGGGTGCAGGGCAGCCTGCAATACAACTTCATCAAATAG